One genomic region from Kamptonema formosum PCC 6407 encodes:
- the larB gene encoding nickel pincer cofactor biosynthesis protein LarB has translation MEPEALQNLLKAVAAGDMTPDIALEKLKHFDFEQVGDFARIDHHRSLRTGFPEVIWGQGKTPEQIVEIIQVMRPRNSVVMATRISPEVYDELQQKIPDLSYYRSAKICAIVPDLAIPKKSGIIAILTAGTADLPVAEEAAVTAELCGFQVRRLWDVGVAGIHRLLSQRHVIYEADVLIAVAGMEGALPSVVAGLANCPVIAVPTSVGYGANFGGLAPLLTMLNSCAAGIGVVNIDNGFGAAILACQILRTAERLGRFEGEKA, from the coding sequence ATGGAACCTGAAGCATTACAAAATTTACTAAAAGCTGTTGCGGCTGGGGATATGACTCCTGACATAGCTTTGGAAAAATTAAAGCATTTTGACTTTGAACAAGTAGGAGATTTCGCGCGAATTGACCACCATCGTAGTTTAAGAACTGGTTTTCCCGAAGTAATCTGGGGACAGGGAAAAACACCTGAGCAAATTGTTGAGATTATACAGGTGATGCGGCCGCGTAATTCAGTGGTAATGGCTACTCGAATCTCACCGGAGGTGTATGATGAATTGCAGCAGAAAATTCCCGATTTATCTTATTATCGAAGTGCTAAAATTTGTGCAATTGTTCCTGATTTAGCAATCCCAAAAAAAAGCGGAATTATTGCTATCCTAACTGCGGGAACTGCCGATTTGCCTGTAGCAGAGGAGGCGGCTGTTACGGCGGAACTATGCGGGTTTCAGGTTCGCCGTCTTTGGGATGTGGGAGTGGCTGGAATTCATCGTTTACTGAGTCAAAGGCACGTTATTTATGAAGCGGATGTGTTGATTGCAGTGGCTGGAATGGAGGGGGCTTTGCCTAGTGTGGTTGCAGGTTTAGCGAATTGTCCGGTGATTGCTGTGCCAACAAGTGTGGGTTATGGTGCTAATTTTGGCGGTTTAGCTCCCTTGTTAACAATGCTTAATTCTTGTGCTGCTGGTATCGGGGTAGTTAATATTGATAATGGGTTTGGTGCAGCGATTTTGGCTTGTCAAATTCTTAGGACTGCTGAGCGATTGGGGCGGTTTGAGGGAGAGAAAGCTTAA
- a CDS encoding histidinol-phosphate transaminase, whose protein sequence is MLPFIRQDLAQLTAYTPHPGGTSGEPAESEISLDRLDTNECPYDLPDELKQKLAWNFQQLIEANRYPDGGHAALKGAIAEYVNESVDPIQNSLITIDNISVGNGSDELIRSLLIATCLRGEGSIFVADPTFSMYAILAQTLGIPVVSVGRNEANFEIDLAAAQAIIKQTQNPPVRVVFVVHPNSPTANALTPNELDWLRSLPDNILVVIDEAYFEFSQTTLAGELRQHPNWIILRTFSKAFRLASMRVGYAIAHPEVIATLEKIRLPYNLPTFSQIAAQFALAGRQLLQSSIPETLAERSKLITTLGKHPKLQVWPSAANFIYLRLKGDGSNCLDEQHHNLMLQLKAQGTLIRHTGGGLRVTVGTPAENQRTMERLAAVL, encoded by the coding sequence ATGCTCCCATTTATCCGCCAAGATTTAGCACAACTTACTGCCTATACCCCTCATCCTGGTGGCACTTCAGGAGAACCAGCGGAGTCGGAGATTTCCCTCGATCGCTTGGATACTAATGAATGTCCCTATGATTTGCCTGATGAGTTAAAACAAAAGCTAGCTTGGAATTTCCAGCAGCTAATTGAGGCTAATCGCTATCCTGATGGTGGTCATGCGGCACTCAAAGGTGCGATCGCAGAATACGTCAATGAATCAGTTGACCCCATTCAAAATTCCTTAATTACGATAGATAATATCTCCGTTGGTAATGGTTCTGACGAATTAATTCGCTCATTGCTGATTGCTACTTGTCTGCGGGGGGAAGGTTCGATTTTTGTGGCCGATCCGACCTTTTCAATGTATGCTATCCTTGCCCAAACTCTCGGTATTCCTGTTGTGAGTGTAGGGCGAAATGAAGCAAATTTTGAAATTGATTTAGCGGCGGCTCAAGCAATAATTAAACAAACCCAAAATCCTCCCGTGCGGGTAGTTTTTGTAGTTCATCCTAATTCCCCTACTGCCAATGCTTTAACGCCAAATGAGTTAGACTGGCTGCGAAGTTTACCAGACAATATTTTGGTAGTCATTGATGAAGCTTATTTTGAATTTAGCCAAACTACTCTTGCTGGTGAATTGCGGCAACATCCTAATTGGATAATTTTGCGAACATTTTCTAAGGCATTTCGGTTAGCTTCTATGAGGGTAGGATATGCGATCGCACATCCCGAAGTTATAGCCACCCTCGAAAAAATCCGTTTGCCTTACAATCTCCCCACTTTCTCTCAAATTGCTGCTCAATTTGCTTTGGCCGGGAGGCAGTTATTGCAGTCATCAATTCCCGAAACCTTAGCTGAGCGAAGCAAGTTAATTACAACTCTTGGTAAACACCCAAAATTACAAGTATGGCCAAGTGCAGCTAACTTTATTTACCTCCGGCTCAAAGGCGATGGCTCTAACTGTTTAGACGAACAGCATCACAATTTGATGCTGCAACTTAAAGCGCAAGGGACTTTAATTAGGCACACAGGTGGAGGTTTGCGAGTTACTGTCGGTACTCCCGCAGAAAATCAGCGGACTATGGAGCGACTCGCAGCAGTCCTTTAA
- a CDS encoding DNA-3-methyladenine glycosylase, whose protein sequence is MSKQKKIAIAPKVVDAILPLEGKNARDAIDSQNAEIVDSSWLARSSPNVAPDLVGCTLVRRFPNGEIVRGAIVETEAYAPGDPACHAYLRRTPRNEAMFRPAGTIYIYLIYGMYHCLNIVTDLEGVGSAVLIRALQLESVPEADGQLKGDTSALRLPDAGAPRLRDAGDRRLRDRIAAGPGKLCRVLEINSSLNGLALRPGEPLWLEHRSPEFQEAVDGGAIAIVQTTRIGISKGADLPWRWYIANCAAVSKL, encoded by the coding sequence ATGAGCAAACAAAAAAAAATAGCGATCGCCCCTAAAGTGGTAGATGCTATCCTGCCCCTAGAAGGGAAGAATGCTCGCGACGCGATCGACTCTCAAAACGCTGAGATTGTAGACTCTTCTTGGCTGGCGCGTTCATCTCCTAATGTTGCGCCTGATTTAGTGGGTTGTACTCTTGTACGGCGTTTTCCTAATGGTGAAATAGTTCGAGGTGCGATCGTGGAAACAGAAGCTTACGCACCTGGAGATCCAGCTTGTCATGCTTACCTGCGTCGTACTCCTCGCAACGAGGCGATGTTTAGGCCAGCGGGCACAATATATATATACTTGATTTATGGTATGTACCACTGTCTCAATATTGTGACAGATCTGGAAGGGGTTGGTAGTGCTGTGTTGATTCGAGCTTTACAATTAGAGTCAGTTCCAGAGGCGGATGGACAATTGAAGGGTGATACCTCAGCTTTACGACTTCCTGATGCCGGAGCTCCGCGACTGCGCGATGCCGGAGACCGGCGACTTCGCGATCGCATTGCTGCTGGCCCTGGGAAACTTTGCCGCGTACTTGAGATTAATTCTAGTTTAAATGGTCTGGCTTTGCGTCCGGGAGAACCCCTGTGGTTAGAGCATCGGAGTCCAGAATTTCAAGAAGCTGTAGATGGAGGTGCGATCGCAATTGTGCAAACCACGCGGATCGGTATTTCTAAAGGTGCTGATTTGCCTTGGCGGTGGTATATAGCAAATTGTGCAGCAGTGTCTAAGCTTTAA
- a CDS encoding DUF4278 domain-containing protein yields the protein MKLTYRGISYEYTPPVVETVEGNIGGKYRGLDWRFRNLKKAPLLQPSVNLTYRGVTYSNNPSAIVESQAAVDQTDPTPVMPISEQARSLMMDRDRAAKKRHQSMLSRLAAEVGLNITPSESYHQG from the coding sequence ATGAAACTCACATATCGCGGAATTAGTTACGAATACACTCCTCCCGTAGTTGAAACCGTTGAAGGTAACATCGGCGGCAAGTATCGGGGTTTAGATTGGCGGTTCCGCAATCTTAAGAAAGCTCCACTGTTGCAACCGAGCGTAAACTTGACCTATCGCGGTGTAACTTATTCCAATAACCCAAGTGCGATCGTAGAGAGTCAAGCAGCAGTTGACCAAACAGATCCGACACCAGTTATGCCTATTTCAGAACAAGCTCGCTCCTTGATGATGGATCGCGATCGCGCTGCTAAGAAGCGCCATCAATCAATGCTGAGCCGTTTAGCCGCTGAAGTTGGATTAAATATCACCCCTTCAGAATCCTACCACCAAGGTTAA